From a single Gammaproteobacteria bacterium genomic region:
- a CDS encoding universal stress protein, translated as MHHYQHILVPIDFSELSEQAAVQATNIAKCFNARMTLLHIVEHFPEHMPRYQMSQEDMDPEQFLITRARNDLETISKRFGCECGRLDVVLSTHSAKTEIVKYVQDHEVDLVILGARGRHGLTDLLGGSTASGVVRASPCDVLTVVHSPD; from the coding sequence GTGCACCACTATCAGCACATCCTGGTACCCATCGATTTTTCCGAACTCAGTGAACAGGCCGCAGTACAGGCTACCAATATCGCCAAGTGTTTCAACGCCCGCATGACCCTGCTGCATATTGTGGAACATTTTCCCGAACATATGCCGCGTTACCAGATGTCACAGGAAGACATGGATCCCGAGCAGTTTCTGATCACTCGCGCGCGCAATGACCTGGAGACAATATCCAAACGATTTGGGTGTGAGTGTGGGCGGCTGGATGTCGTGCTGAGCACCCATTCCGCAAAGACCGAAATCGTGAAATATGTACAAGACCACGAGGTTGATCTGGTAATCCTGGGTGCACGTGGCCGACATGGGCTGACTGATCTGCTGGGAGGCTCTACAGCCTCGGGCGTAGTACGGGCATCGCCCTGTGATGTGCTGACTGTGGTTCACAGTCCAGACTAG